In Pseudomonas fluorescens, a genomic segment contains:
- a CDS encoding anti-sigma factor family protein: MLTCKEQVARSSDYLDGQLTFRERLLVRHHLMFCPNCRRFIRQMRLMQATLRILPQPPVDDADALAQRLAAERLKDQE, translated from the coding sequence ATGTTGACCTGTAAAGAGCAAGTGGCACGTTCCAGTGACTATCTCGATGGGCAATTGACCTTTCGCGAGCGCCTGCTGGTGCGTCATCACTTGATGTTTTGCCCGAACTGTCGGCGGTTTATCCGCCAGATGCGCCTGATGCAGGCGACGTTGCGGATCTTGCCGCAGCCGCCGGTCGACGATGCGGATGCCTTGGCACAGCGGCTGGCTGCCGAGCGGCTCAAGGATCAGGAGTAG
- a CDS encoding ABC transporter ATP-binding protein: MLYRRFEQLIDIFREAPSAAPPDKVLPFYLYYLRQVWPSFAALLVVGLIGALIEVALFSYLSRIIDLAQGTPPANFFQLHSTELIWMAVVALLLRPIFGALHDLLVHQTISPGMTSLIRWQNHSYVLKQSLNFFQNDFAGRIAQRIMQTGNSLRDSAVAAVDAIWHVAIYAISSLVLFAEADWRLMIPLVTWIVCYSLALRYFVPRVKERSVISSEARSKLMGRIVDGYTNITTLKLFAHTHYEQQYAKEALIEQTEKTQLASRVVTSMDVVITTMNGLLIVTTTGLALWLWTHSLISVGAIALATGLVIRIVNMSGWIMWVVNGIFENIGMVQDGLKTIAQPLAVIDRENAPRLSVPHGEVRFEQVDFHYGKKSGIIGGLNLTIKAGEKIGLIGPSGAGKSTLVNLLLRLYDLQGGRILIDGQDIAEVAQESLREQIGMITQDTSLLHRSIRDNLLYGKPDATDEELWAAVHKARADEFIPLLSDAEGRTGLDAHVGERGVKLSGGQRQRIAIARVLLKDAPILIMDEATSALDSEVEAAIQESLETLMQGKTVIAIAHRLSTIARMDRLVVLEKGQIAESGSHAELLAHGGLYARLWQHQTGGFVGID; the protein is encoded by the coding sequence ATGCTCTATCGTCGTTTTGAACAACTGATCGACATCTTCCGCGAAGCCCCCAGCGCGGCCCCTCCCGATAAAGTCCTGCCCTTCTATCTCTATTACCTGCGCCAGGTGTGGCCGAGTTTTGCCGCGCTGCTGGTGGTGGGCCTGATCGGTGCGCTGATCGAGGTCGCGCTGTTCAGCTACCTGAGCCGCATTATCGACCTGGCCCAGGGGACGCCCCCGGCGAACTTCTTCCAGTTGCATAGCACCGAACTGATCTGGATGGCTGTGGTGGCCCTGCTGCTGCGCCCGATCTTCGGCGCCCTGCATGACCTGCTGGTGCACCAGACCATCAGCCCCGGCATGACCAGCCTGATCCGCTGGCAGAACCACAGCTACGTGCTCAAGCAGAGCCTGAATTTCTTCCAGAACGACTTCGCCGGGCGTATTGCCCAGCGCATCATGCAGACCGGCAACTCCCTGCGCGACTCCGCTGTCGCGGCGGTGGATGCGATCTGGCACGTGGCGATATATGCGATCAGCTCGCTGGTGTTGTTTGCCGAAGCCGACTGGCGCCTGATGATCCCGCTGGTGACCTGGATCGTCTGCTACAGCCTGGCGCTGCGCTACTTCGTGCCCAGGGTGAAAGAGCGCTCGGTGATTTCCTCCGAGGCGCGCTCCAAATTGATGGGCCGGATTGTCGACGGCTACACCAACATCACCACCTTGAAGCTGTTTGCTCACACCCATTACGAGCAGCAATACGCCAAGGAAGCGCTCATCGAGCAGACCGAAAAAACCCAACTGGCCAGCCGCGTGGTGACCAGCATGGACGTGGTGATCACCACCATGAACGGCCTGCTGATCGTCACCACCACTGGCCTGGCCCTGTGGTTGTGGACCCACTCGCTGATTTCCGTAGGCGCGATTGCCCTGGCGACCGGCCTAGTGATTCGTATCGTCAACATGTCCGGCTGGATCATGTGGGTGGTCAACGGCATCTTCGAAAACATCGGCATGGTGCAGGACGGCTTGAAAACCATCGCCCAGCCACTGGCGGTAATCGACCGCGAAAACGCCCCGCGCCTGAGCGTCCCCCATGGGGAAGTGCGCTTCGAGCAGGTGGATTTTCACTATGGCAAGAAGAGCGGGATCATTGGCGGCCTGAACCTGACCATCAAGGCCGGGGAAAAAATCGGCCTGATCGGCCCGTCCGGCGCGGGCAAATCGACCCTGGTCAACCTGCTGCTGCGCCTCTACGACCTGCAGGGCGGGCGCATCCTGATCGACGGCCAGGACATCGCCGAGGTTGCCCAGGAATCCCTGCGCGAACAGATCGGCATGATCACCCAGGACACCTCGCTGCTGCACCGCTCGATCCGCGACAACCTGCTGTATGGCAAACCGGATGCGACCGATGAAGAACTCTGGGCCGCCGTGCACAAGGCGCGCGCCGATGAGTTCATCCCGCTGCTGTCGGATGCCGAAGGACGTACCGGGCTGGATGCACACGTGGGTGAGCGCGGGGTCAAACTCTCCGGCGGCCAGCGGCAACGGATTGCCATCGCCCGCGTACTGCTCAAGGACGCGCCGATCCTGATCATGGACGAAGCCACGTCGGCGCTGGACTCGGAAGTGGAAGCCGCCATCCAGGAAAGCCTGGAGACCCTGATGCAAGGCAAGACGGTGATTGCGATTGCGCACCGATTGTCGACCATCGCACGCATGGATCGCCTGGTGGTGCTGGAGAAGGGCCAGATCGCCGAGAGCGGCAGCCATGCCGAGCTGCTGGCCCATGGCGGGCTGTATGCGCGGTTGTGGCAACACCAGACTGGCGGGTTTGTCGGTATCGATTGA
- the hrpA gene encoding ATP-dependent RNA helicase HrpA, with protein sequence MTDQAPAIDQLLKNLDHAMLADRHRLRRQLLELRKKPDEEKLAQWVTRMQASCAQVTARRASLPVIRYDDSLPIAAKRDEIKEALLKHQVLIIAGETGSGKTTQLPKICLEIGRGQHGLIGHTQPRRIAARSVASRVAEELATPLGALVGYQVRFEDQSDSNTLIKLMTDGILLAETQNDRYLERYDTIIVDEAHERSLNIDFLLGYLKTLLPRRPDLKVIITSATIDLERFSKHFDDAPIVEVSGRTFPVDTWYRPLTLEQDEEGNRVEDDLTVDQAILATLDEIAAYERSERRSPGDVLVFLPGEREIRDAADMLRKAQLKHTEILPLYARLSPAEQQRIFQSHPGRRVVLATNVAETSLTVPGIRYVIDSGTARISRYSYRAKVQRLPIEAISQASANQRKGRCGRVEPGICIRLYSEEDFIGRPEFTDPEILRTNLAAVILQMLHLRLGEITDFPFIEPPDGKAISDGFNLLQELSAVDRNSQLTPLGRQLARLPVDPRMGRMLLEAAKLGSLQEVLIVASAMSIQDPRERPPERQQAADQAHAQWKDPDSDFAGLVNLWRGFEEQRQELTASPLRNWCRKNFLNYLRLREWRDSHRQLSLICRDMQLTVNKEPADFPKLHKAVLSGLLSQIGQKTEDGDYLGARQRRFWIHPSSGIGKKRPQWLMTAELVETTKLYARMVAKIDADWIEPLAGHLIKKNHFEPHWEKKRGQVVAFEQITLFGLIVVGRRPVHYGPIDPVVSRELFIREGLVRGEIQSRAKCLAANQQLLEQLDELEVKARRRDILADEETLYAFYDARLPAEIHQTATFDSWYKVNSQKDPQLLIMREEDVLAREASEVTAAHYPDTLHLGDLELALSYHFEPNHPRDGVTLRVPAPLLPALPPERLEWLVPGVIEAKCIALVRNLPKALRKNFVPVPDFVKAALQRIEFGQGSLPQALGRELLRMTGARVSDEAWAEAAQQVDSHLRMNLEVVDGQGKFLGEGRDLAELTARFAEASQAALAVPQTAKSQQPVQAKAFAAVAEKTQQKIAGLSMTVYPALVEEGGTVKEGRFSTAAEAEFQHRRALQRLLMQQLAEPAKFLRGKLPGLTELGLMYRELGRIDALVEDILLASLDSCVLDGEASLPRDGAGLAALAERKRGSWTEHAERLARLTLEVLKLWHGLQKRFKGKIDLAQAVALNDIKQQLSNLVYPGFVRETPAQWFKELPRFLKAIELRLEKLPSQVQKDRVWSTELGGLWAQYQNRLNKHAQEGKRDPQLELYRWWLEEYRVSLFAQQLGTKVPISDKRLSKQWSQVEP encoded by the coding sequence ATGACTGACCAAGCGCCTGCTATCGACCAACTGCTGAAAAACCTCGACCACGCCATGCTCGCCGACCGCCACCGCTTGCGGCGGCAGTTGCTCGAGCTGCGCAAGAAGCCCGATGAGGAGAAGCTGGCGCAGTGGGTCACGCGCATGCAGGCGTCCTGTGCCCAGGTCACGGCGCGGCGTGCCAGCCTGCCGGTGATTCGCTACGACGACAGCCTGCCGATTGCCGCCAAGCGCGATGAGATCAAGGAAGCATTGCTCAAGCATCAGGTGCTGATCATTGCGGGCGAAACTGGCTCGGGTAAAACCACCCAACTGCCGAAAATCTGCCTGGAAATCGGCCGCGGCCAACACGGCCTGATCGGTCATACCCAGCCGCGCCGGATTGCCGCGCGCAGTGTCGCCAGTCGCGTCGCCGAAGAGTTGGCCACGCCGCTGGGCGCGCTGGTCGGCTATCAGGTGCGCTTTGAAGACCAAAGCGACTCCAACACCCTGATCAAGCTGATGACCGATGGCATCCTGCTGGCCGAAACCCAGAACGATCGCTACCTCGAACGCTACGACACGATCATCGTCGACGAAGCCCACGAACGCAGCCTGAACATCGACTTCCTGCTCGGCTACCTGAAGACCCTGCTGCCGCGTCGTCCGGACCTGAAGGTGATCATCACCTCGGCAACCATCGACCTGGAGCGTTTCTCCAAGCACTTCGACGATGCGCCGATTGTCGAGGTTTCGGGCCGCACCTTTCCGGTGGACACCTGGTACCGTCCACTGACCCTGGAACAGGACGAAGAGGGCAACCGTGTCGAAGATGACTTGACCGTCGACCAGGCCATCCTCGCCACCCTCGATGAAATCGCCGCCTATGAGCGCAGCGAGCGGCGCAGCCCCGGCGATGTGCTGGTGTTTTTGCCCGGCGAGCGCGAGATTCGTGACGCCGCCGACATGCTGCGCAAGGCGCAGCTCAAGCACACTGAAATTCTGCCGCTGTACGCGCGCCTGTCGCCGGCCGAACAGCAGCGTATCTTCCAGTCCCATCCCGGACGACGTGTGGTGCTGGCGACCAACGTCGCCGAAACCTCGCTGACCGTGCCGGGCATCCGCTATGTGATCGACAGCGGCACCGCACGCATCAGCCGCTACAGCTACCGCGCCAAGGTGCAGCGCCTGCCGATCGAGGCGATTTCCCAGGCCAGCGCCAACCAGCGTAAAGGCCGTTGCGGGCGGGTTGAACCGGGGATCTGCATTCGCTTGTACAGCGAAGAAGACTTTATCGGGCGCCCGGAATTTACCGACCCGGAAATCCTGCGCACCAACCTGGCTGCCGTGATCCTGCAGATGCTGCACCTGCGCCTGGGTGAAATCACCGACTTCCCGTTTATCGAGCCGCCGGATGGCAAGGCGATCAGCGACGGTTTCAACCTGTTGCAGGAGCTCTCGGCCGTCGACCGCAACAGTCAGCTGACGCCGCTGGGGCGCCAATTGGCGCGCCTGCCGGTGGACCCGCGCATGGGCCGCATGCTGCTGGAAGCCGCCAAGCTCGGCAGCTTGCAGGAAGTACTCATCGTGGCCAGCGCCATGTCGATCCAGGACCCACGCGAGCGCCCACCGGAACGCCAGCAGGCCGCCGACCAGGCCCACGCACAATGGAAGGACCCGGATTCGGACTTCGCCGGGTTGGTCAACCTCTGGCGCGGCTTTGAAGAACAACGCCAGGAACTGACCGCCAGCCCGCTGCGCAACTGGTGCCGCAAGAACTTCCTCAACTATTTGCGCCTGCGCGAGTGGCGAGACTCCCATCGTCAGTTGAGCTTGATCTGTCGCGACATGCAGTTGACGGTCAATAAGGAACCGGCGGACTTCCCCAAACTGCACAAGGCGGTGCTGTCTGGCCTGCTCAGCCAGATCGGCCAGAAGACCGAAGACGGCGATTACCTCGGCGCGCGTCAGCGGCGCTTCTGGATTCATCCGTCGTCGGGCATCGGCAAGAAGCGCCCGCAATGGTTGATGACCGCCGAACTGGTGGAAACCACCAAGCTGTATGCGCGCATGGTGGCCAAGATCGATGCCGACTGGATCGAGCCATTGGCCGGGCACCTGATCAAGAAAAACCACTTCGAGCCCCATTGGGAGAAGAAGCGCGGCCAAGTCGTGGCGTTCGAGCAGATCACCTTGTTCGGGCTGATTGTGGTCGGTCGGCGGCCGGTGCATTACGGGCCCATCGACCCGGTGGTGTCCCGCGAGCTGTTTATCCGCGAGGGCCTGGTGCGCGGCGAGATTCAGTCCCGCGCCAAGTGCCTGGCGGCCAACCAGCAACTGCTGGAGCAGCTCGACGAACTGGAAGTCAAGGCGCGCCGTCGCGACATCCTGGCGGACGAAGAAACCCTCTACGCCTTCTACGATGCGCGCTTGCCGGCGGAGATCCACCAGACCGCCACCTTCGACAGCTGGTACAAGGTCAACAGCCAGAAAGACCCGCAATTGCTGATCATGCGCGAAGAAGACGTGCTGGCCCGCGAAGCCAGCGAAGTCACTGCCGCACATTACCCCGACACCCTGCACCTGGGCGACCTGGAACTGGCCCTGAGTTACCACTTCGAGCCCAACCATCCGCGCGACGGCGTGACCCTGCGGGTACCGGCGCCGCTGCTGCCGGCCTTGCCGCCGGAGCGTCTCGAATGGCTGGTGCCGGGGGTGATCGAAGCCAAGTGCATCGCGCTGGTGCGTAACCTGCCCAAGGCACTGCGCAAAAACTTCGTGCCGGTGCCGGATTTCGTCAAGGCCGCGCTGCAACGCATCGAATTTGGCCAGGGCTCGCTGCCCCAGGCATTGGGCCGCGAACTGCTGCGCATGACCGGCGCGCGGGTCAGTGATGAAGCCTGGGCCGAGGCCGCGCAGCAAGTCGACAGCCACTTGAGGATGAACCTGGAAGTGGTCGACGGCCAGGGCAAGTTCCTCGGCGAAGGCCGCGACCTGGCCGAGCTGACCGCGCGCTTTGCCGAAGCCAGCCAGGCCGCATTGGCCGTGCCGCAGACCGCGAAAAGCCAGCAACCGGTGCAAGCCAAGGCGTTCGCGGCGGTGGCCGAGAAGACCCAGCAGAAGATCGCCGGGCTGTCGATGACGGTGTACCCGGCGCTGGTGGAGGAGGGTGGCACGGTCAAGGAGGGGCGTTTCTCAACGGCCGCGGAGGCTGAATTCCAGCACCGCCGCGCGTTGCAACGCTTGCTGATGCAGCAACTGGCTGAACCGGCGAAATTCCTGCGCGGCAAGTTGCCCGGCCTGACCGAATTGGGCCTGATGTACCGCGAACTGGGGCGTATCGATGCCTTGGTGGAAGACATCCTGCTGGCCAGCCTCGACAGTTGCGTGCTGGACGGCGAAGCCAGCCTGCCGCGCGACGGTGCCGGCCTGGCGGCCTTGGCCGAACGTAAGCGTGGCAGCTGGACCGAGCACGCCGAACGCCTGGCGCGCTTGACCCTGGAGGTGCTGAAGCTCTGGCACGGCCTGCAAAAGCGCTTCAAAGGCAAGATCGACCTGGCCCAGGCGGTGGCCTTGAACGATATCAAGCAACAGTTGAGCAATCTGGTCTATCCCGGTTTTGTGCGGGAAACCCCGGCGCAATGGTTCAAGGAGCTGCCGCGTTTCCTCAAGGCCATCGAGCTGCGCCTGGAGAAGCTGCCGAGCCAGGTGCAAAAGGACCGGGTGTGGAGCACCGAGCTGGGCGGCCTTTGGGCGCAGTACCAGAACCGCCTGAACAAACATGCCCAGGAAGGCAAGCGCGACCCTCAGTTGGAACTCTATCGCTGGTGGTTGGAGGAGTATCGCGTGTCGTTGTTTGCCCAGCAGTTGGGCACCAAGGTACCGATTTCCGACAAGCGCCTGAGCAAGCAGTGGAGCCAGGTAGAACCCTGA
- a CDS encoding GNAT family N-acetyltransferase codes for MPLQRLPSLSETAPQTWDALVPHAQPFVRHAFLSALEDSGSVGPHSGWQPEHLLHWEGDRLVAALPGYRKWHSYGEYVFDHGWADACERAGIDYYPKLLTAVPFSPVSGPRVLAANAADAFELLQSLPGYLEIEGLSGAHINFTDALADDALAQQPGWMQRLGCQFHWQNRGYRDFQDFLDALSSRKRKQMRKEREQVAGQGIEFEWLQGHELSEAQWDFVYACYANTYAVRRQSPYLTRAFFSLLAERMPEAIRVVLAKQGARPVAMAFSLVGGDSFYGRYWGCLAEFDRLHFETCFYQGMDYAIAHGLQRFDAGAQGEHKLIRGFEPVITRSWHYLRHPGLKKAVEDFLARERVGILAYAEEARAALPYRQG; via the coding sequence ATGCCGTTGCAACGCCTGCCAAGCCTGTCCGAAACCGCCCCTCAGACCTGGGATGCCCTGGTGCCGCACGCCCAACCGTTCGTGCGTCATGCGTTCCTGAGTGCGCTGGAGGACAGCGGTAGCGTCGGCCCCCATTCCGGCTGGCAACCGGAGCATCTGTTGCACTGGGAGGGCGATCGGCTGGTCGCGGCGTTACCCGGCTATCGCAAATGGCACTCCTACGGCGAGTACGTGTTCGATCACGGCTGGGCGGATGCCTGTGAGCGTGCCGGTATCGACTATTACCCCAAGCTGCTGACGGCCGTACCCTTCAGTCCGGTCAGCGGACCGCGCGTGTTGGCGGCCAATGCCGCCGACGCTTTTGAACTGCTCCAAAGCCTGCCGGGCTACCTGGAAATCGAGGGGCTCTCCGGCGCCCATATCAATTTCACCGATGCGTTGGCCGATGACGCCCTGGCCCAGCAGCCGGGCTGGATGCAGCGCCTGGGTTGTCAGTTTCACTGGCAGAACCGTGGCTATCGCGACTTTCAGGACTTTCTCGATGCCCTGAGTTCACGCAAGCGCAAACAGATGCGCAAGGAGCGCGAACAGGTGGCGGGGCAGGGCATTGAATTTGAGTGGCTACAAGGCCATGAACTGAGCGAAGCGCAATGGGATTTTGTCTATGCCTGCTACGCCAACACCTACGCCGTCAGACGCCAATCGCCCTACCTGACCCGCGCGTTTTTCAGCCTGCTCGCCGAGCGCATGCCCGAAGCTATCCGCGTGGTGCTGGCCAAGCAAGGCGCCCGCCCGGTGGCCATGGCGTTCAGCCTGGTCGGTGGCGACAGTTTCTACGGCCGCTACTGGGGCTGCCTGGCGGAGTTTGACCGCCTGCATTTCGAAACCTGTTTCTACCAGGGCATGGACTATGCCATCGCCCACGGCCTGCAACGTTTCGACGCCGGCGCCCAGGGCGAGCACAAGTTGATTCGCGGGTTTGAGCCGGTGATTACCCGGTCATGGCATTACTTGCGTCATCCGGGGTTGAAAAAAGCCGTTGAGGATTTCCTGGCGCGCGAGCGGGTGGGGATCCTGGCGTATGCCGAAGAGGCGAGGGCAGCCCTGCCTTACCGGCAGGGCTGA
- a CDS encoding RNA polymerase sigma factor produces the protein MAAADDAHLLERLLKGEQRAYKELVTQYQSAMRAVAYAIVGQRHADEIVQDAWLAVVRNLPKFEGRSSLKTWLLTITANAAKSRYKQNRREVLLDDLPSPHGTIGDERFSPEDGHWAVAPYAWHQDTPEALLTEEELRKCLEHTLLSLSELQGSVLVLRERQGLELEEICNLLTLSLSNVRVLLHRARLKVFATVEHFEETGEC, from the coding sequence ATGGCGGCAGCGGACGATGCGCACCTGCTTGAACGCTTGCTCAAGGGCGAGCAGCGGGCCTACAAGGAATTGGTCACCCAATACCAGAGCGCCATGCGCGCGGTGGCCTATGCCATCGTCGGTCAGCGCCATGCCGATGAAATCGTGCAGGACGCCTGGCTGGCGGTCGTGCGCAACCTGCCCAAGTTCGAAGGACGCTCCAGTCTCAAGACCTGGCTGCTGACCATCACTGCCAACGCCGCCAAGAGCCGTTACAAACAGAATCGCCGGGAAGTGCTGCTCGACGATTTGCCCTCGCCCCATGGGACGATCGGTGATGAGCGTTTCTCGCCCGAAGATGGCCACTGGGCCGTCGCCCCCTATGCCTGGCACCAGGACACGCCGGAAGCCCTGCTGACCGAGGAAGAGCTGCGCAAGTGCCTGGAGCATACGTTGCTGAGTCTGTCTGAGTTGCAAGGCAGCGTGTTGGTGTTGCGCGAACGCCAGGGCCTGGAACTGGAAGAGATCTGTAATCTTCTGACGCTGTCGCTCTCCAACGTTCGTGTGCTGCTGCATCGAGCGCGGCTTAAAGTCTTCGCCACGGTGGAGCATTTTGAGGAAACGGGCGAATGTTGA
- a CDS encoding putative porin, protein MRLASTKTAAVLCGGLLLALSVPASAAVDAKLLDMLKANGQITAAQYTELQAELAKDQKEKQIAQQAQQETNEQIAATAKKTNDLSVFDQKLAWAAKTQFKGDVRFRQETVKIQGESNNGGRDKDRQRIRARLGAYTEINSQVDTGIRIATGSSDDARSTNQDQDNYFDKKSIWLDLGYIDYHPEQIKNLHVIGGKMLQPWVNMGDVIWDSDINPEGLALTYKYPLGSSAELFGSIGNYNLKDNVDGDGVQFRHDLRLTSGQLGTRFSVTDNLKMTLGGSIYAYQNDENSACTTTSTPCALAVNGNSPNEQFRLYEGFAQADIGGLAVPLAFYGQYVKNNDASNDQDTAWLLGAKSKVFGFNLDYNYRDTQRNAVVGAFTDSDFGNGTTGSRGHKMKVSYDIDKNFAVGATYFLTKADYASRTQRDANTNTLQLDAEAKF, encoded by the coding sequence ATGCGTCTTGCTTCCACTAAAACTGCGGCGGTCCTGTGCGGTGGCCTGTTACTGGCCCTGAGCGTTCCTGCCAGCGCCGCAGTCGACGCTAAATTGCTCGACATGCTCAAGGCCAACGGCCAGATCACCGCAGCGCAGTACACCGAACTGCAAGCTGAACTGGCCAAGGATCAGAAAGAAAAGCAGATCGCTCAGCAAGCTCAACAAGAGACCAACGAACAGATCGCGGCCACCGCGAAAAAAACCAACGACCTCAGCGTCTTCGATCAGAAGCTGGCATGGGCCGCGAAGACGCAGTTCAAGGGTGACGTACGTTTCCGCCAGGAGACCGTGAAGATCCAGGGCGAATCCAACAACGGTGGCCGTGACAAGGACCGTCAGCGCATTCGTGCCCGCCTGGGCGCCTACACCGAGATCAACTCCCAGGTCGACACCGGCATCCGTATCGCCACGGGCAGCAGCGACGACGCGCGGTCCACCAACCAGGACCAGGATAACTACTTCGACAAGAAGTCGATCTGGCTGGACCTTGGCTACATCGACTACCACCCCGAGCAGATCAAGAACCTGCACGTGATCGGCGGCAAAATGCTCCAGCCTTGGGTGAACATGGGCGACGTGATCTGGGATAGCGATATCAACCCGGAAGGCCTGGCATTGACCTACAAATACCCACTGGGTAGCAGCGCCGAGCTGTTCGGCAGCATCGGTAACTACAACCTCAAGGACAACGTCGACGGCGACGGCGTGCAATTTCGCCACGACCTGCGCCTGACTTCCGGCCAGTTGGGTACACGCTTCTCGGTGACCGACAACCTGAAAATGACCCTGGGCGGCAGCATCTACGCCTACCAGAACGACGAAAACAGCGCCTGTACCACCACCAGCACACCTTGCGCACTGGCGGTCAACGGCAACTCGCCAAACGAACAATTCCGCCTGTACGAAGGGTTTGCCCAGGCAGACATCGGCGGCCTGGCCGTGCCACTGGCGTTCTACGGCCAGTACGTGAAGAACAACGACGCCTCCAACGACCAGGACACTGCGTGGTTGCTGGGTGCCAAGTCCAAGGTGTTCGGCTTCAACCTGGACTACAACTACCGCGATACGCAACGTAACGCTGTTGTAGGCGCCTTCACCGATTCGGACTTCGGCAACGGCACCACCGGTTCGCGCGGCCACAAGATGAAGGTCAGCTACGACATCGACAAAAACTTCGCCGTCGGCGCCACGTACTTCCTGACCAAGGCTGACTACGCCAGCCGCACTCAGCGCGACGCCAACACCAACACCCTGCAGTTGGATGCTGAAGCCAAGTTCTGA
- the aqpZ gene encoding aquaporin Z, with the protein MSLFKRSVTEGLGTFWLVLGGCGSAVLAAAFPAVGIGLLGVALAFGLTVLTMAVAIGHISGCHLNPAVSVGLVVGGRFPARELPAYIVAQVIGGTVAAALLYFIASGKPGFELASGLASNGYAEHSPGGYSLAAGFVCELVMTTMFVLIILGATDPRAPKGLAPIAIGLALTLIHLISIPVTNTSVNPARSTGPALIVGGWAIQQLWMFWLAPILGAVVGGFTYRWLGKEEPA; encoded by the coding sequence ATGTCTTTGTTCAAGCGTTCAGTCACAGAAGGGTTGGGCACGTTTTGGCTGGTGTTGGGCGGTTGCGGGAGTGCGGTGTTGGCCGCGGCGTTTCCCGCCGTCGGCATCGGGTTGTTGGGTGTAGCCCTGGCGTTCGGGCTCACGGTGCTGACCATGGCCGTCGCCATCGGACACATCAGCGGTTGTCACCTGAACCCGGCGGTATCGGTGGGGCTGGTGGTGGGCGGGCGGTTTCCGGCCAGGGAATTACCGGCCTACATCGTGGCCCAGGTAATTGGCGGCACGGTCGCCGCAGCGCTGCTGTACTTCATCGCCAGCGGCAAGCCAGGGTTTGAACTGGCGTCGGGCCTGGCCTCCAACGGCTATGCCGAACATTCGCCGGGGGGCTACTCATTGGCTGCGGGGTTTGTCTGTGAGTTAGTGATGACGACGATGTTCGTGCTGATCATCCTTGGCGCCACCGACCCTCGTGCCCCGAAGGGCCTCGCACCGATCGCCATCGGCCTGGCCCTGACCTTGATCCACCTGATCTCCATCCCCGTGACCAACACCTCGGTCAACCCGGCCCGCAGTACGGGCCCGGCGCTGATCGTGGGCGGGTGGGCGATCCAGCAGTTGTGGATGTTCTGGCTCGCGCCGATTCTCGGCGCGGTGGTCGGCGGTTTTACCTATCGATGGCTGGGCAAGGAGGAGCCGGCCTGA
- a CDS encoding beta-ketoacyl-ACP synthase III → MHNVVISGTGLYTPANSISNEELVQSFNTYVQQFNSDNAAAIERGEVQALTESSAAFIEKASGIKSRFVMDKDGILDPQRMAPRLPERSNDEWSVLCQMAIGAAEQALQRAGKTAADIDGVIVACSNLQRAYPAIAIEVQEALGIEGFGFDMNVACSSATFGIQNAANSIQLGQARAILMVNPEVCTGHLNFRDRDSHFIFGDAATAVILERADLATSEHQFEVVSTKLLTKFSNNIRNNFGFLNRAAEEGIGAPDKLFVQEGRKVFRDVCPMVAELIGVHLEENQLNVADVKRFWLHQANLSMNHLIVKKLLGREATVEEAPVILDTYANTSSAGSVIAFHTYQDDLPKGAVAVLSSFGAGYSIGSVILRKR, encoded by the coding sequence GTGCATAACGTCGTCATCAGCGGCACTGGCTTGTACACCCCGGCCAACAGCATCTCCAACGAAGAGCTGGTGCAGTCTTTCAATACCTACGTGCAGCAGTTCAACAGCGACAACGCCGCTGCCATCGAGCGCGGCGAGGTGCAGGCGCTGACCGAGTCCAGCGCAGCCTTTATCGAGAAGGCCTCCGGTATCAAAAGCCGCTTTGTCATGGACAAGGACGGCATTCTCGACCCGCAACGCATGGCCCCGCGCCTGCCCGAGCGCAGCAACGATGAATGGTCGGTCCTGTGCCAGATGGCTATTGGTGCCGCCGAGCAAGCCCTGCAGCGCGCCGGCAAGACCGCCGCCGATATCGACGGCGTGATCGTTGCCTGTTCCAACCTGCAGCGTGCGTACCCCGCCATCGCCATTGAAGTCCAGGAAGCCCTGGGCATCGAGGGGTTTGGTTTCGATATGAACGTGGCGTGTTCCTCGGCCACCTTCGGCATCCAGAATGCCGCCAACAGCATCCAGCTGGGCCAGGCCCGGGCGATCCTGATGGTCAACCCCGAAGTTTGCACCGGCCACTTGAACTTCCGTGACCGCGACAGCCATTTCATCTTCGGTGACGCCGCCACGGCCGTGATCCTGGAGCGCGCCGACCTGGCAACTTCCGAGCACCAGTTCGAGGTGGTGAGCACCAAGCTGTTGACCAAGTTCTCCAATAACATCCGCAACAACTTCGGCTTCCTCAACCGTGCGGCGGAAGAGGGCATCGGAGCGCCCGACAAGCTGTTCGTGCAGGAAGGCCGCAAAGTCTTCCGCGATGTCTGCCCGATGGTCGCCGAGCTGATCGGTGTGCACCTGGAAGAGAACCAGCTGAATGTGGCCGATGTGAAGCGCTTCTGGCTGCACCAGGCCAACCTGAGCATGAACCACCTGATCGTGAAGAAACTGCTGGGCCGCGAAGCCACGGTGGAAGAAGCACCGGTGATCCTCGACACTTACGCCAATACCAGTTCGGCAGGTTCGGTGATTGCGTTCCACACCTACCAGGACGACTTGCCCAAGGGCGCCGTGGCGGTGCTCAGCTCGTTCGGCGCCGGGTACTCCATTGGTAGCGTGATCCTGCGCAAACGCTGA